The following proteins are encoded in a genomic region of Diadema setosum chromosome 10, eeDiaSeto1, whole genome shotgun sequence:
- the LOC140234465 gene encoding cholecystokinin receptor type A-like has product MPSKAIFSGSVEASSDELVSDTSTDVETSFRWSWQATVWSWGLILQMFTALLGIVGNSLVIIVLFTRRQLSRSTDTLIGALAAADLLASIFMIPLPLPTTVPSSVLGQMYCKVVYTSMFLWVSFDASIFTLTAIAVERYIAVAYPFHFKHLVTRRRVIVVIVSNWILGFMITSFEFKVANVDNFTNHCSSASPSKAAQMLIGIILFLMQFVIPALLSLTMQAMTAHSLYRQSRVFRKKDNLEGKSNPSARHLAARKRVLHMLFIVVLVFIVCWGPLQCAFFFYNLGLLPDSYLYSPLDNGLIVLSFLNSCANPIIYTVRYPEFRAAIGELFSAKKGKTRAPLFSERTEGKPVKSVKSGCNDA; this is encoded by the coding sequence ATGCCTTCAAAGGCGATATTTAGTGGCTCTGTGGAAGCTTCCAGTGACGAATTGGTGTCTGATACCAGTACTGACGTTGAGACTTCTTTCCGATGGTCTTGGCAAGCCACAGTTTGGTCATGGGGGTTGATCCTTCAGATGTTCACGGCCTTGCTGGGTATTGTGGGCAATTCCCTAGTGATCATCGTCCTTTTCACCCGAAGACAACTCAGTCGCTCCACAGATACCCTGATTGGTGCTTTGGCTGCGGCAGATCTTCTTGCATCCATATTCATGATACCACTCCCGCTGCCTACCACGGTCCCTTCATCAGTGCTTGGGCAGATGTACTGCAAAGTAGTTTACACCTCCATGTTTCTCTGGGTATCATTCGATGCATCAATATTTACCCTAACGGCCATCGCTGTGGAAAGGTATATCGCCGTGGCTTATCCTTTCCATTTTAAACATTTGGTAACTCGCAGGAGAGTCATCGTCGTAATCGTATCGAATTGGATCCTCGGTTTCATGATCACTTCTTTTGAATTCAAAGTCGCAAACGTTGATAACTTCACGAATCACTGCTCTTCAGCATCCCCTTCAAAAGCTGCCCAGATGCTTATCGGAATAATTTTGTTCCTCATGCAATTCGTCATTCCCGCCTTGTTGTCACTTACTATGCAGGCAATGACGGCGCATTCCCTTTACCGCCAGTCTCGGGTGTTCCGTAAAAAGGACAATCTGGAAGGCAAATCAAACCCGTCGGCTAGGCATTTAGCAGCCAGGAAACGCGTCCTACACATGCTGTTCATTGTGGTTCTCGTCTTCATCGTGTGCTGGGGTCCATTGCAATGtgcctttttcttttacaaCCTAGGTTTGCTCCCCGACTCGTACTTGTACAGCCCATTAGACAACGGGTTAATCGTCCTCTCCTTCTTAAACTCCTGCGCAAACCCGATTATCTACACCGTCCGTTATCCAGAATTCCGCGCTGCGATAGGAGAGTTGTTTTCtgcaaagaaagggaaaactagGGCACCACTTTTCAGTGAACGGACAGAGGGGAAACCGGTAAAGTCTGTTAAAAGTGGATGCAATGATGCCTAG